Part of the Moraxella ovis genome is shown below.
TGTTTTTGTATGGGTCGTCAGGCTTGGGTAAAACGCACCTTATGCATGCGGTGGCGCATCGCTATCAAAAAGCAGGATCAAGGTTCTGCTATATGACCAAAGATCATTTCTTTCGCATCACCAAAGACGCGTTTCGCGACAGAAAAGTTGATCAGTTGGTTAAAAAAATCTGCAAGGCGGATCTGTTAATTATTGACGATATTCATTTGATTAACGGTAAAAGTGCGCCGCACATCTCTGATTTACTCTTAACGATTTTTAGTGATTTTAGCAAAAACAAAAAAAATCGCATCATCTTGGCTTCTGACAGACAGCCGGCCCAGCTTAATAATTTTGATGAGCGATTTAAATCGCGTTTTTCAAGCGGTCTGAATGTATTGATTGAACCGCCTGACATTGACATGCGCGTACAGATTTTGGAGAAAAAAGCGAGCGTTCTTGGCATGGATTTGCCAAAAGAATGTGCGCTGTTCATCGCGCAGAACGTTGCGCCAGATGTACGCCGTCTAGAAGGCGCGCTCAATCAGGTGCATGCTAATTTTGTCATGTCTGGAGAGCCTGTGACTCTGTCACTTGTTCGCCATGCCATCAAAGACCACATTGAAGCTCGCGCCCGTGCGGTGAACGCTGATAACATTCGTGACTTGGTGGCTCAGTATTATGGTATCTCTGCCAAAGATTTGATGGGTAAAAAACGCGCGCGTAACATCGCAAGACCGCGCCAGATGGCCATGGCGTTGATTCGCGAATTAACTCAAGACAGCTTCCCTGAGATCGGGCAGTTTTTCGGGGGTCGTGACCACACCACAGTCATGCATGCATGTAAGGCAATTGAAGAGCTAAGAGCGACAGACGTTAAGGTTGATAAGGCTTATCAAGCCTTAAAAGCAACATTGGAATTCGAGTGATAATTTTTGATTGAATAACTTGTGTTTGCCAAAAAAAGCAAGTACTATAAGCACATGAAATGACAGGACTATAACAATGAAATTAACCATAAAACGCGATGTATTAATAAACGCCATCAGCCTAGTTGCCAAAGCTGCTGATAAACATCACCGCATTGGACCTATCTTAGCTAATATTAAGTTTGTATTGGATCAAGATGTGCTAACCTTGGTGGCATCTGACTTAGAGGTGGAGCTGACTGCGACGATTGCACTGCCAGCAGGCGCATGCCAACAGACCGGCGAGACAACCCTGCCAGCTGAGAAATTATTCGTTATTTGTAAAGCGCTCTCAGATGAGATGGTGTCTTTGGATGCTGATGAGATGCGCTGTTTTATTGTGAGCGGCAAAGGGCGTTATACTCTAAAGACCCTACCTGCTAAGGATTTTCCAAGTATCGGCGCGCCAAGTGTTGCTGCAGCATTGAACATCAACCGTGGCACTTTGTATGATTTGATCGGTCATACGCGCTTTGCCATGGCAACCCAAGACGTTCGTCATTATCTAACAGGCATGTTGTTTGAGATCAATGGTGACAAGCTTACCGCCGTGGCGACCGATGGGCATCGCTTGGCAGTCGCTCATCGTGCTCTAGACGCCAGTTATGATGATCGTCGTGTGATTATCCCAGGCAAGGCCGTGGCTGAGCTTGAGCGTCTGTTAGGTGAGCTTGTTAGATCTTCAGAAGATGATGTGGTCGCGCTTGGTTTTGATGATGAATTTTTACAGTTGTCATTAGGCTTTGGCGACGAGAGTGACTATAAAGGCATGCAAGTTGGTATGGTCGCGCGCCTAATTGAAGGTAAGTTTCCTGATTATCGCCGTGTACTGCCACCAAGCTACGATAAAGCCGCGATCTTCAATAAAGATGAAGCGGTAGAAGTGCTGCGCCGCCTGTCTGTGTTAAACAGCAAAGAAGCGCCTGGCGTGTTGTTTGATTTTAAAGAATCGGACAGGGTTCAGGTCAGTGTTCGCAATCAGCGTGAGCAAGATGAGGCAGAAGAGAACTTGGCGGTAAGTTATGAAGGTGAGCCGCTTGAAGTATCGTTTAATGAAGCCTATCTGCGTGCGGTATTGCGGGTATTAAATGGTGATGTGCGTATCGAGATGACTGAGGCGGTGAAACCTGCACTCATCTACCAAGTGGGCGATGAGATGAATCATCAATACGTCGTGATGCCGATGCGTGTGTAAATGATTCAAGAATTACGCATTCACGCCCTACGCAATATACAGCAAGCATCGTTAGAATTACAGCAGTGCAATCTGTTTATTGGTAAAAACGGCAGTGGTAAAACATCGCTTCTTGAGGCGGTGTTTTTGCTTTCTCGGGGTAAAAGCTTTCGACATCATGAACCTAAGCGTTATATCACACATCACGCCAAGACTTGTACTGTCTGGGCAAGGACTCACGATCAGACGCTGGCTATTCAGAAACAGCTTGATGCAGCAAATTTTGCCACCACAACTTTAAAGCTCAATAACAGTACCGTCCCTAGCCAAAGCGCTCTGTCTTTCGCATTACCTACTTTATTGATCGATCCGACCAGTATGGCACTGCTGGAAGAAGGCAGCGGAGTGCGCCGTCAGCTGTTGGATTGGCTATCGTTTCACGTGGAACCTGATTTTTATCCGCAGTGGTTGGCTTATCAAAGGCTGCTAAAACAACGTAATGCACTTTTAAAATCATCATCTCTTACCTTACATGAAGTCAGCGCATGGGATCATCAGTTGGCCATTCATGCCAAGGCGTTGCATCATTATCGCTTGGTGGTGTTTAATGAGTGGCAGGTGTTGTTTGATGAGATGCTTGCGCGTCTATTGCCTGCTTATGAAGGTCAGATAACCTTGAGCTATAGTGCTGGCTTTGATACTCAAGCAGGCTTATTTGAAGTGCTACAAAATCGCTTATCGCAGGACAAAGAGCTGGGCTATACCCGTGTTGGCGCGCATCGTGCGGATGTTGTGGTATCCTTGAAGAATATCAATGACAACGGCGATAAGTTAAGAGAGCAGGCGGCGAACGTTCTATCACGCGGTGAGAAAAAACTACTGATTACCGCGCTTAGACTCTCGCAGTTACAGATGATGTGCGCTAGGCTGCCTGACATCGAACCTGTGGTGTTGATTGATGACTTGGACGCTGAGCTTGATGATAGAGCGATTGATATTTTGCTTGATGCACTTTTGGTGTTGCCATGCCAATTGTTCATCTCAAGTTTGCAGACAGATACCATTGGCAAAATACAACAAAAAATGACTGTTTTGGATAATAATAACGATGCCTTAAAAGTGTTTCACGTGGAACAAGGAAAGGTTGCTGAACCGCTGTCATCAGCTCACTAAAATATTGATTTAATGGGCGTTTTCATGTTTAAATTTATGACTTTTCATAAAAAAAATGCTATAATAATGTGTAATTTAATCAATTAATTGCGCATTAAATTCTTAGTTGTGCGCAAGTTTTAAGGAAGTTTCATGACTGAGCAGGCGCAACACGACGAATCCGTTGATAACCAAAATAGCGAATACAGCTCAAAAAATATCCGAGTTTTGCGTGGACTTGAAGCGGTTCGCGTACGTCCTGGTATGTATATCGGTGATACCGATGATGGCACGGGCTTGCACCACATGGTGTTTGAGGTCGTGGATAATGCCATTGACGAAGCGCTGGCAGGCCATTGTGATGAGATTAATATCATCATCCACGAAGACGAATCGGTCTCGGTCATGGATAACGGACGTGGCATCCCTGTAGATATCCACCCAGAAGAAGGCGTATCAGCCGCGCAGGTCATCATGACGGTGCTGCATGCTGGCGGTAAATTCGACGACAATTCTTATAAAGTATCGGGCGGCCTGCATGGCGTGGGTGTGTCGGTCGTTAATGCGCTGTCTAAGAAACTAACCTTGAACATCTGGCGTGATGGCCATGAACACACCCAAGATTATACCGATGGCGTGCCTGACTTTGAACTAAAACGCTTGGGCGAGACTGACAAGACAGGAACGCAGGTTAGATTCTATCCAAGTTCTGAGATTTTTAGCGGGACGATTTTTGATTATGACATCCTTGCCAAGCGTTTGCGTGAATTATCCTTCCTAAACTCTGGTGTGCGCATCGTCCTAACCGACGAGCGTGATGATCGCGTACAAGTCTTTGAACACAAAGGTGGTCTGTCCGAGTTCGTCACTTTCATCAATGAAGGTAAGCAAACCTTAAACGACATTTTTCATTTTACCGCCCAAGGTCTAGACGGCATCGGTGTGGAAGTTGCCCTACAGTGGTCAGACAGCTATAACGAAAAAGTGCTGTGTTTCACCAATAACATCCCCCAAAAAGACGGCGGTACGCATTTATCAGGATTCCGTTCAGCCTTGACTCGCTGCTTAAACCACTACATGGAATCTGAAAATATTGGCAAAAAAGAAAAAGTACAAGTTACGGGTGATGATGCTCGCGAGGGCTTGGTTGCCATCGTCTCGGTAAAAGTCCCTGATCCGAAATTTAGCTCACAGACTAAGGATAAGCTGGTATCTAGCGAAGTAAAAAGCGCGGTAGAGACCACCATGCATGAGCGTCTGAACGAATACCTGCTAGAGAATCCAGGTGCTGCCAAGTCGATCGCAGGTAAGATCATCGATGCTGCGCGTGCTCGTGAAGCTGCTCGCAAAGCACGTGAAATGACACGCCGCAAGACTTCATTGGATATCGCAGGTCTGCCAGGTAAATTGGCAGACTGCCAAGAAAAAGACCCTGCTCTGTCAGAACTTTATATTGTTGAGGGTGACTCTGCGGGCGGTTCTGCTAAGCAGGGGCGTAATCGTAAGATGCAAGCAATCTTGCCGCTAAAAGGTAAAATTCTAAATGTTGAGCGCGCTCGCTTTGACAAGATGTTATCGAGCGCTGAGGTCGGCACACTGATTACGGCGCTTGGCACGGGCATTGGCGCAGATGAATACAACGCGGATAAACTTCGTTACCACAAGATCATCATCATGACTGATGCCGATGTTGATGGCTCTCACATTCGTACACTGCTTTTGACTTTCTTTTTCCGTCAAATGCCAGAACTTATCGAGCGTGGTCACATCTATATCGCACAGCCACCGCTTTATAAAGTCAAAAAAGGCAAGCACGAATTATACCTAAAAGACGATGAAGCGCTCAAATCCTATCTGCTATCATCGACCATTGATGAAAATCAGCTGTTCTTACACAAAGATGCACCCGCAGTAACTGGGGTTGCGCTTGAAAAACTGCTTAATGATTACAACCAATCACAGGTGATCAAGTCTCGCCTTCAGAATAAATACCCTTCTGAGCTGTTGGATGCGCTGACTTTCATTCCAAAGTTTGATGCAGAATTTCATGATAAGGCGGCTTTGCAGGCTTGGGCAGATTCATTGCAAGCTAAGCTGAACGAGCTGGTAGAGCATCTATCGCCCAAGGTTGAGCTTATCGAAGTAACTGGCGGCGATGAAGCGGGTAAGCAGCAATGGTTACCACGCGTGACGATTTTTGTGCATCGCTTGCCTCAGTATTATACATTAGATGCCATGTTCCTAAAATCATCAGAATACGCTCGTCTGCTTAAACTCTCTGGCGAGTGGAATACTATCTTAGGCGCGGATGCATTCTTGCGCCGTGGCGACAAAGACATGGCGATTAAGGATTTTCATCATCTGTGGACTTATATGATGAATGATGCACGCCGTGGTATGACGGTTCAGCGCTATAAGGGATTAGGCGAGATGAACGCTGATCAGCTGTGGGAGACGACAATGGATCCAGAGAATCGCCGCATGCTTAAGATTACTATTGAGGATGCCATTGCTGCCGACCACCTGTTCAACTGTCTGATGGGTGATGAAGTTGAGCCGCGTCGTATCTTTATTGAAGAAAATGCGCTCAACGCAGACATCGATACTTAAATAAAAGCAGGCTTAGCCCTGCTTTAACTCTTTTTGTTTTTGTGCTTAATTGCGTTTATTTTATTGGTTTTTTAACTGGAATAGCCATGACCAACATTACCCAAGACCGTATTTTAATCCTTGATTTTGGTTCGCAGTACAGTCAGCTTATCGCGCGCCGTGTACGTGAAGCAGGCGTATATTCTGAAATGTATGCTTTTGATATGTCTGATGAAGACATTCGCGCCTTTAATCCTAAAGGTATCATCCTATCTGGCGGCCCTGAGAGCGTTCATCAAGAAGGCAGTCCACGCGCACCAAAAGCGGTATTTGAATTGGGTGTACCTGTGCTTGGTGTGTGTTATGGTTTTCAGACGATGGCAGAACAACTAGGCGGCAAAGTCGAAGCTGGTGATGTGCATGAGTTTGGTTATGCCAAAATTGACATCGTTCAGAGTGACAAACTGCTAAATGACATTGCAGATGCCAATAACCAATCACAAGTATGGATGAGCCACGGCGACAAAGTATCGCGTCTGCCTGAGGGCTTTGTGACCACATCGAGCACGCCAAGCTGTCCATATGCTTCTGCCAGTGATGAAGCGCGTGGTTTCTATGGTGTGCAATTTCACCCAGAGGTCACCCATACAGAAAAAGGCGTTGAGTTTATTTCTAACTTTGTACATGACATCTGTGGCTGTGGCAACGCATGGAACTCTGAGAACATCATTGAGATGCGTATCGCCCAACTAAAAGAGCAGATCGGCGATGAAAAAGTACTACTAGGTCTGTCTGGTGGTGTTGACAGTTCAGTGGTGGCAGTACTACTGCACAAGGCGATTGGCGATCAGCTGACCTGTGTATTCGTGGACAATGGTCTGCTTCGTCTGAACGAAGGCGATCAAGTGATGCAAATGTTCGCTGAGAATATGGGCATTCGCGTGATTCGCGCCGACAGCGAGGATCGTTTTTTGGGTGCGCTAGCAGGTGTTACCGATCCAGAGGCTAAGCGTAAGGTCATTGGACGCGAATTCATCGAAGTGTTCTCTGAAGAAGCTCGTAAACTAGATGGTGTAAAATTCTTAGCCCAAGGCACCATCTATCCTGACGTGATCGAGTCAGCAGCAAGCAAGCAAGGCAAAGCGCACGTCATTAAGTCACACCACAATGTGGGTGGCTTGCCTGAAGATTTGGCGTTTGAATTGGTTGAGCCGCTGCGTGATTTGTTTAAGGATGAGGTACGCAAACTTGGCGTCGCGCTTGGTATCCCGCATCACATGATCTATCGTCATCCATTCCCAGGCCCAGGTCTAGGCGTGCGTATCTTGGGCGAAGTCAAGAAAGAATATGCCGATATCTTGCGTGTGGCAGATGATATCTTCATGCAGGAGCTGCGCGCATCTGGTTGGTATGATAAGACCGCCCAAGCCTTTGCAGTGTTCCAACCTGTAAAATCAGTCGGTGTGGTGGGCGATGGTCGCCGTTATGCGTGGGTGATTGCCTTGCGTGCGGTTGAGACAGTGGACTTTATGACTGCTCGCTTTGCTCATCTACCATACGATCTGGTGGACAAAATCTCAACTCGCATAATGAACGAGATTCGTGACGTATCTCGTGTGGTCTATGACGTATCGAGTAAGCCACCTGCGACGATCGAATGGGAATAATTCTACGACATAAACCAAGCCTTAGCGCTTGGTTTTTTGTTGTAAATTCGCCCAACATGGACGAATTTGCTATAATGATAAGAGATGAATCAGATTGCGATTCTATTTTAATAAGTGATCAAAATAATTCATATGTTTCACGTGAAACAAGATAGGTGTGGTATGAAATTTTCAAATTTTGGTGAAAAATTTACTAAGAATAGTGGCATTCTGCAGCTCATGGATGATCTTGGCAAGGCGTTGGCAAGTGATCAGCCGATTAATATGCTTGGCGGTGGTAACCCTGCGGTGATTCCTGAGGTCAATGATGTATTCCAAGCGACTTTAAGGCAAGTTGTGGAAGATAATAATGCGCTTGATAGTGTGGCGAACTACTCAACACCTCAAGGCGATACTAAGTTCATTGATACTTTGGTGGCATTTTTTAATCGCCATTATGATTGGAATTTGACTGCAGAGAATATTGTCTTGACCAACGGCTCTCAAAATGGATTCTTCTATTTATTTAATCTATTCTCTGGCAAATTTGGCGACAGTGAAAAATCTATTCTATTGCCGCTTGCTCCTGAGTATGTCGGGTATGCCGATGCTCATGTCGAAGGCACGCACTTCGTGGCGGTACCGCCCATCATTGAAGAGGTGACGCACGAAGGTGAAGACGGGTTTTTTAAATACCGTGTTGATTTTGATGCATTGGAGAGCTTACCTGACTTGGCAGAGGGTAAGATCGGTGCGATTTGCTGTTCGCGACCAACCAACCCGACAGGTAACGTACTCGCCGACGATGAGATGGCACGCCTAGATAAGATTGCCAGGAAATACGACATCCCGCTCATCATTGATAACGCCTACGGCATGCCGTTTCCTAACATCATCCATGCAGACACTACGCTAAGCTGGGATGAGCAGACGATTTTATGTTTTAGTTTGTCGAAGATTGGCTTGCCTGGTGCTAGAACGGGCATCATCGTTGCCAGTCCGCAGGTAATTCGTGCGGTAAGCGCGATGAATGCCATTGTCAATCTGTCTCCAGTACGGTTCGGGGCGACGATTGCCACGCCATTATTTGCTGATGACCGCATTATTGATCTGGCGGATAACCACATCCAACCTTTCTATAAAAAACAATCAGCACTGGCGGTAAGGCTCCTAAAAGAACAATTCGCCGATTTGCCAGTGAAGATTCATAAGCCAGAAGGTGCGATATTCTTATGGATATGGTTTGATGAATTACCCATCAGCACAACCGAGCTTTATCAAATCTTAAAAGATCAAGGTACGCTAATCATACCCAGTGAGCATTTCTTTGTGGGTGTTAATACTGACAATTATCCGCACGCGCATCAATGCATCAGACTGTCTATCGCTCAAAATGACGAGACACTCCAAAAAGGCATTACCACAATCGGACGCATGGTGCGTGAATTGTATCAAGGCTGAACTGCCCTGATCAATTTGTCAGATAAAGTCACGACTTGATGAATTGGTTTTGTATTAAAAAATCCCCAGTGCCAGCGCATTGGAGATTTTGGTGTGATAAAGGTTAAATCGCAGCGACAACCATGATTTCAACCAGCCAGTTTGGATTAACCAATTTGGCTTCTACGGTGGCGCGTGTAGGCGGTGTGATGTCTTTGACCCATTGATTCCATTCGCTGTTAAATGCATCAAAATTCGCCAAATCAGTGATAAAAACCTGTGCAGATAGGATTTTTGATTTGTCAGAGCCTGCCTTGGCCAGCGCGGCATCGATGTTGGCGAATACTTCTCTAGACTGACCTTTGATGTCTAGGCTATCGCCATTGGGTACTTGACCTGCCAAATATACCACGCCATTATGGATGGCGATCTCGCTTAGGGTGTCGTTACTGTCTAGTTTGATGATGTTAGCCATGATGATTCCTTAGTGGTGCTTGGATGATTAATGATACCGTGCCAACGACAACCCATCAAGGCTGATGTCTGGCGCGCGCTTGGTGATGATGTCCGCAATTAATTTCCCAGAACCGCACGCCATGGTCCAGCCGAGTGTGCCATGCCCTGTATTGATGAATAGGTTATTGAATTTGGTCTCTCCGATGATTGGTGTGCCGTCTGGTGTCATGGGGCGAAGACCCATCCAGAAAGTCGCATTCGGTAAGTCGCCACCTGTGAATAAATCACGTGTAACCATCTCAAGCGTGGCTCGGCGAGCGGGATTTAACTTTAGATTAAAACCGCTTAATTCTGCCATGCCGCCCACACGAATACGATCATCAAAACGCGTGATGGCAATCTTAAAGGTCTCATCTAACACGGTCGAGACGGGCGCATTATCAGGATCGATAATGGGCACAGTCAGAGAATAGCCTTTGACGGGATAAACAGGTAAATTAAGCGCCAAAGGCTTGGCAATGTCACGCGAATAACTGCCAAAGGCCAGCACATAATGATCAGCGGTAAGTAGCTCGCCATCAGCCAGAACACCTGTGATGGCATTACCATCATGCTGAATTTGTTGCACGGTTTTATTAAATAAGAATTTTACCCCTAGATCTTTGGCGAGTGCGGCGAGTCTTTTAGTGAATAAGTTACAATCGCCCGTTTCGTCATTGGGCAGTCGAAGTCCGCCTACAAGTTTGTCCTTGGCGTGAGCCAGGGCAGGTTCGACTCGGGCTAGCTCATCGCGGCCAAGCAGTTCGTAAGCCACGCCACATTCTTTTAGAACTTCAATGTCACGACCCACCACATCCAGCTGAGCTTGTTTTCGGAATAATTGTAATGTGCCTTTGGTGCGGTCTTCGTATTGAATGCCTGTCTCTTGGCGCAGATTTTGTAGGCAATCACGGCTGTATTCCGCGACACGCATCATGCGTTCTTTGTTAAGGGCGTAGCGATCGGCGTTACAGTTGGCGAACATCTTGGCTGCCCACTGCGCCTGCCAAAGGGACCCATCGGGACTGATGGCAAAGGGTGCGTGTTTTTGAAGTAGCCATTTGGCGGCTTTTAGTGGGATGCCTGGGGCTGCCCAAGGGGTTGAATAACCAGGGGAGATTTGACCCGCGTTACCAAAACTGGTCTCTTCGGCGACATCATTTTGGCGTTCGATGACGGTGACATCTACGCCCAATTTAGCAAGATAATACGCTGACGTTACGCCAATGACGCCGCCGCCAAGTACGATTGCTTTCATAACTGACTGTCCTTGAAGGTAATGATATAAACAATCGCTTATGATAACAATCGCTTGAATGAATAACAAGCGGCATTTATGAGGTATCAAAATATTTTATGACGATGTCAAAAGATGTTTTGCTTTGCCTGGATAAAAGCTGTGTTATAATGTTATCAACTTGACGGAGTGCAACCCAAAGTTGCCGAGATTGTGGTTATGCCACAAAATCCGTTGAACCTGATGCGGTTCGTACCGCCGTAGGAAATCAAGTTTTCAAAATCTTAAAAATTCTGTATATTATTGATTTATATCGATAATTCTTTTTCATCATAAGATTTTTGATGGCTTGATTTGTTTATTAGCCATTTAAAAAGGATATTATGATGAGCCAAATCGCAAATCAACCCCACACCCATTCCCCACAAGATACCACAACCACAGAAATTGGCTGGATATATGAGAAAAACGAGCGAAGTTGTACAAATAGTACTACGAGTGAGTTTGACGAAGTAGAGCAAGCCAAGTTCGCAGGTTGTGAACAAGACGCCAAAGATTTAACTCGCATTCTACCTGCGTCCAAAAAGGTCTATGTACAAGGCTCACAAGCCAACATTCGTGTGCCGTTTCGTGAGATTACGCTCACCGACACGCCCATAGGTCTTAGCCAAAATGGCAAACAGGATGGTTTTGAGAAGAACGAGCCGATTTTGGTGTATGACACATCAGGTGTTTATACCGACCCGAGCGTTCACATTGACCTAAATCAAGGCTTGCCCAAACTGCGTGAGGCTTGGATTGCCGAGCGTGATGACACGGATGTTTTGGACGGTTTGACATCGGATTTTGGTAAGGCACGGCTTAACGACATTCGCACGGCGGACATTCGTTTTGCTCACATTGCCAGACCTAGACGAGCCAAGCGTGGCAAAAACGTTACCCAAATGCACTACGCCAGGCAAGGCATTATCACGCCTGAGATGGAGTACATCGCCATTCGTGAAAATGGCAAACAGCGTGATGGCGTGGATTTACGCCAACATCAGGGGCAAAATTTTGGGGCAAAAGTGCGTGAGATTACCCCTGAATTTGTGCGTAAGGAAGTGGCAGAAGGGCGAGCGATTATTCCTTGCAATATCAATCACCCAGAGAGCGAGCCGATGATTATTGGGCGAAATTTTTTGGTGAAAATTAACGCCAATATCGGCAACTCCGCCCTAGGCTCGTCCATTGATGAAGAAGTGGCGAAGATGACGTGGGCGACACGTTGGGGGGCGGATACGATTATGGATTTGTCCACAGGCAAAAATATCCACGAAACACGAGAATGGATTATCCGCAACAGCCCTGTGCCGATTGGGACGGTGCCGATTTATCAGGCGTTGGAAAAGGTAAATGGCGTGGCGGAGGATTTGACGTGGGAGATTTTTAAGGATACGCTCATTGAGCAGGCAGAGCAGGGCGTGGATTATTTTACCATTCATGCAGGGGTGCTACTTCGTTATGTGCCACTCACCGCCAATCGCTTGACGGGCATTGTCTCTCGGGGTGGGTCAATCATGGCACAGTGGTGCTTGGCTCATCACAAGGAGAATTTTATTTATGAGCATTTTGATGAGATTTGTGAAATTGCCAAAGCCTATGACGTGGCGTTTAGTTTGGGCGATGGACTAAGACCGGGCTGTATCCAAGATGCCAATGATGAAGCTCAATTTAGCGAATTAAAAACGCTTGGCGAGCTAACCAAACGTGCGTGGGTGCATGACGTACAAGTGATGATAGAAGGACCCGGACACGTTCCGATGCACATGATTAAAGAAAATATGGATGTGCAGTTAGAACATTGCCACGAAGCCCCATTTTATACGCTAGGGCCTTTGACGACTGACATTGCCCCTGGCTATGACCATATCACGAGTGCGATAGGGGCAGCGATGATTGGGTGGTATGGTACGGCAATGCTGTGCTATGTTACGCCAAAGGAGCATTTGGGTTTGCCCAACAAAAAGGACGTAAAAGACGGTATCATCACTTACAAAATCGCCGCTCACGCCGCCGACCTTGCCAAAGGACACCCACTCGCCCAAGTGCGTGATAATGCCTTGTCTAAGGCACGGTTTGAGTTTCGTTGGGAAGACCAATTTAACCTTGCCCTAGACCCTGACACGGCAAGGGCAATGCACGATGAGACCATGCCAAAAGAAGCCCATAAATCGGCTCATTTTTGTTCTATGTGTGGCCCGAAGTTTTGTTCCATGAAAATCACGCAAAACGTTAGGGAGTACGCCAAAGGTCTGGAGTATGAACAGCAGGCGGGCTTTGATGAGATGCGCCAAAAATACCACGAGACAGGCGCCAAGCTCTATCATCCATTGTAAATTCAATCAAAAACCGCACCCATGGTGTGGTTTTTTATTCTGTATCAAAAATTTACCCATCAAAAAGCACCCTCAAAATCTGCTATAATAAGCAAATTTTTATAATAATTGTGAGTAGCATGTCTTTATT
Proteins encoded:
- the guaA gene encoding glutamine-hydrolyzing GMP synthase, with protein sequence MTNITQDRILILDFGSQYSQLIARRVREAGVYSEMYAFDMSDEDIRAFNPKGIILSGGPESVHQEGSPRAPKAVFELGVPVLGVCYGFQTMAEQLGGKVEAGDVHEFGYAKIDIVQSDKLLNDIADANNQSQVWMSHGDKVSRLPEGFVTTSSTPSCPYASASDEARGFYGVQFHPEVTHTEKGVEFISNFVHDICGCGNAWNSENIIEMRIAQLKEQIGDEKVLLGLSGGVDSSVVAVLLHKAIGDQLTCVFVDNGLLRLNEGDQVMQMFAENMGIRVIRADSEDRFLGALAGVTDPEAKRKVIGREFIEVFSEEARKLDGVKFLAQGTIYPDVIESAASKQGKAHVIKSHHNVGGLPEDLAFELVEPLRDLFKDEVRKLGVALGIPHHMIYRHPFPGPGLGVRILGEVKKEYADILRVADDIFMQELRASGWYDKTAQAFAVFQPVKSVGVVGDGRRYAWVIALRAVETVDFMTARFAHLPYDLVDKISTRIMNEIRDVSRVVYDVSSKPPATIEWE
- a CDS encoding valine--pyruvate transaminase — its product is MKFSNFGEKFTKNSGILQLMDDLGKALASDQPINMLGGGNPAVIPEVNDVFQATLRQVVEDNNALDSVANYSTPQGDTKFIDTLVAFFNRHYDWNLTAENIVLTNGSQNGFFYLFNLFSGKFGDSEKSILLPLAPEYVGYADAHVEGTHFVAVPPIIEEVTHEGEDGFFKYRVDFDALESLPDLAEGKIGAICCSRPTNPTGNVLADDEMARLDKIARKYDIPLIIDNAYGMPFPNIIHADTTLSWDEQTILCFSLSKIGLPGARTGIIVASPQVIRAVSAMNAIVNLSPVRFGATIATPLFADDRIIDLADNHIQPFYKKQSALAVRLLKEQFADLPVKIHKPEGAIFLWIWFDELPISTTELYQILKDQGTLIIPSEHFFVGVNTDNYPHAHQCIRLSIAQNDETLQKGITTIGRMVRELYQG
- a CDS encoding RidA family protein; the encoded protein is MANIIKLDSNDTLSEIAIHNGVVYLAGQVPNGDSLDIKGQSREVFANIDAALAKAGSDKSKILSAQVFITDLANFDAFNSEWNQWVKDITPPTRATVEAKLVNPNWLVEIMVVAAI
- a CDS encoding D-amino acid dehydrogenase, whose product is MKAIVLGGGVIGVTSAYYLAKLGVDVTVIERQNDVAEETSFGNAGQISPGYSTPWAAPGIPLKAAKWLLQKHAPFAISPDGSLWQAQWAAKMFANCNADRYALNKERMMRVAEYSRDCLQNLRQETGIQYEDRTKGTLQLFRKQAQLDVVGRDIEVLKECGVAYELLGRDELARVEPALAHAKDKLVGGLRLPNDETGDCNLFTKRLAALAKDLGVKFLFNKTVQQIQHDGNAITGVLADGELLTADHYVLAFGSYSRDIAKPLALNLPVYPVKGYSLTVPIIDPDNAPVSTVLDETFKIAITRFDDRIRVGGMAELSGFNLKLNPARRATLEMVTRDLFTGGDLPNATFWMGLRPMTPDGTPIIGETKFNNLFINTGHGTLGWTMACGSGKLIADIITKRAPDISLDGLSLARYH
- the thiC gene encoding phosphomethylpyrimidine synthase ThiC, giving the protein MMMSQIANQPHTHSPQDTTTTEIGWIYEKNERSCTNSTTSEFDEVEQAKFAGCEQDAKDLTRILPASKKVYVQGSQANIRVPFREITLTDTPIGLSQNGKQDGFEKNEPILVYDTSGVYTDPSVHIDLNQGLPKLREAWIAERDDTDVLDGLTSDFGKARLNDIRTADIRFAHIARPRRAKRGKNVTQMHYARQGIITPEMEYIAIRENGKQRDGVDLRQHQGQNFGAKVREITPEFVRKEVAEGRAIIPCNINHPESEPMIIGRNFLVKINANIGNSALGSSIDEEVAKMTWATRWGADTIMDLSTGKNIHETREWIIRNSPVPIGTVPIYQALEKVNGVAEDLTWEIFKDTLIEQAEQGVDYFTIHAGVLLRYVPLTANRLTGIVSRGGSIMAQWCLAHHKENFIYEHFDEICEIAKAYDVAFSLGDGLRPGCIQDANDEAQFSELKTLGELTKRAWVHDVQVMIEGPGHVPMHMIKENMDVQLEHCHEAPFYTLGPLTTDIAPGYDHITSAIGAAMIGWYGTAMLCYVTPKEHLGLPNKKDVKDGIITYKIAAHAADLAKGHPLAQVRDNALSKARFEFRWEDQFNLALDPDTARAMHDETMPKEAHKSAHFCSMCGPKFCSMKITQNVREYAKGLEYEQQAGFDEMRQKYHETGAKLYHPL